From a region of the Euwallacea similis isolate ESF13 chromosome 3, ESF131.1, whole genome shotgun sequence genome:
- the tou gene encoding bromodomain adjacent to zinc finger domain protein 2B isoform X12, whose protein sequence is MDKENGKANESPSGSSKVSNVQDPAALLDAASLFGAYWPRGDANAANLFAAAGGFGLPPHAATALPFGMLPPAASSQSTRGGSASSSASSLPPNYPAVSSTSSTPGAAAAAAAAYSNAAYSNTLSVAASQAASLGMPAASAAWWSMASHLAAQDYLARLQASGLNFPMGGPDPYAALGLPSLTSMQQQQHKSKGSSSKSISRSSSSSSAKDKISSVGSSSSLKMDHNAKVNSGLSVSKSSTNNSMKYSPPSGLTIQPSLKLPSNSSGASERARKSNVSGDLGYLSKLDNKQKSGSSAGVKPVLDSPNLFSNPLSLASSQDKSGGLNSAGMPNSVNSVAGLPASILSAALEGSSDPNSILGGVRLPPDTEIIKYTSSIVGPKVPGTTNRGRKKTISLDPPSVSVLPSSGGGIYLDRGSKRPKFNQEDITPPDTPSSDRVEVIKLPATNGSPSGISSYSSTGETSGEAPLNLSLKPTATANSGTSSSLNSLSNMSANIGSDRISRRKPGPKPRRVVPMDSTPPPTTPPSTFSQFYPGAESPRPPSRNEGSDGGSSTSSTSAPTSSGGNTLLPNHKEGRPRNLGRGVSKPKKNTVASLLAQSRALGIKPVPMLDPNASMNQQMNLLKSNILAAQQYISEAGGDEKALNKFLQERFKGALSDGSTVDASDSDNLSDSNPTDSEVETDSAPPLLNKRQKQYDERLLRVPLEKGWRRETIIRGVTKNGGIKGDVTYAAPDSSNKFKQMSDVTQYLEYQKTTDLTKDNFTFSCRVIIGDYLQPVPPEMQTDGNEFIYLTEEDVTKRLEELRAAMRTSLPVEQRIEMARKQQAARAAARIDREQQKLVRELERSERQEAARREKEARSQQILEAKRRRQEEAEKQKQEDHQRKQQERELKRQQAAMLKEQIYIQEINKQREMLYTVELEKERRRQHLALIKAMENRRKMEEKERRKQQLMAEKQANKEKKLEQRKADLEILTELRKPCEDLELQNQKALPEFERISGLKLPGRAFADALMVFEFLHNFGETLGFDMESLPTLDSLQQALMSSENCYEAEEELFSVMTHLLVCAIEDPGIPHPARHTTVLGQSLRQADITPSNLSEILRIYLYANATGEVKALTGVHFERDRERRIADHHQTEEEMHQTITGKNSHYYELLHDNTTYKMSDLLKDKPFMALSPTDKAAILAYICNELLQNKAVLRQIDSSMSTMIEHKRDKWLLDQKIRKLKVLHNRKVKTEALEKSHEDGTADSPHTLHKDDHELLDEEEHEMSDNESVGTQPEEEEDAKLSGEELAKKLEKHIQTSENHLTSSNLASSQLRAVTFGEDRFFRRYWSLPKSGGIFIEAMESAEPEQFAEQLDHREVITNGIMMISLNDLNNVMQNVEKIMDHTADKEVSNIVEKQENETPERAVENGEINDKTEGNLEQLQKSVDDLVQSLEKEQKESMKLKATVKSENHCDSISNRKFNLFERLGQCMERENKTEEDLKADVKAEVKEELKNEILKELKQEIKPELIKSEFEEGEEVKWFSILQKDGVTCDEIHLSTGNKWENGVCLGDSKVPVFPPPGTNANYHHNCESPAPLQMTSEESAQLEHIKKYGKPAVANKKTVPLEKRYGWWRMMSLDQLRELLDNLHVRGVRERELKRSFLLTMQQMYNKGKLVIEEGNPELTNLVAESIEGVCMVAEGAPMPYEAGWWSKAIAHRVDMFLLEQVEALEDKVASASLQVKGWKVPERENVDVPYGEVIETIKDKLASLELNIERRYLKPPLGTNPGFRSSTGGAQDPHQQPTEAAATSPITSATSTPITQPPAGSSQCPTGTTSSSTSTTSDDIPKGLATWREAVHRATTSAQLAMSLYALESSIAWDKSIMKANCQFCHSGDNEDKLLLCDSCDRGYHTYCFKPKMENIPDGDWYCHECMNKATSERNCIVCGKKISMAGTRLLVCEICPRAYHTDCIQPQIHKVPRGKWYCSNCISKKPPKKTVKKPKTSNRESESSDQPPASPTPSHSSVTTNEDLPTTNCSLGSDVSIVSNTSTIAPENSPSALAAKKEKEKEKAQKRLMKELAPCRVILDDLECHDDAWPFLLPVNTKQFPTYKKIIKVPMDLSTIKKRLQDLVYKSREDFCADVRQIFNNCETFNEDDSPVGKAGHCMRQFFEARWTELCSNHS, encoded by the exons ATGGATAAGGAAAATGGAAAGGCCAACGAGAGTCCTTCCGGTTCGAGCAAGGTGTCCAACGTGCAAGACCCAGCTGCTTTACTCGATGCTGCCAGTTTATTCGGag CTTATTGGCCTAGAGGCGATGCGAATGCCGCCAACTTGTTCGCAGCAGCGGGCGGTTTCGGTTTACCGCCCCATGCTGCCACTGCCCTTCCCTTCGGAATGCTGCCTCCAGCCGCTTCCTCGCAGTCTACGAGAGGCGGCAGTGCTTCGTCCTCAGCTTCAAGCTTGCCGCCCAATTACCCCGCAGTTTCATCGACCTCTTCGACTCCGGGGGCAGCAGCTGCAGCCGCCGCCGCCTACAGCAACGCGGCCTACTCCAACACGTTATCGGTGGCGGCAAGTCAGGCGGCTAGCTTAGGGATGCCCGCTGCAA GTGCCGCTTGGTGGTCGATGGCATCCCACTTAGCCGCCCAAGACTACCTCGCCCGTCTTCAAGCGTCCGGCTTGAACTTTCCAATGGGAGGGCCGGATCCTTATGCTGCCCTAGGACTTCCCTCACTGACTTCCATGCAACAGCAACAGCACAAGTCCAAAGGCTCCTCTTCAAAGTCCATTTCGAGGTCCAGTTCCTCGAGCAGTGCAAAGGACAAGATCTCCTCCGTTGGAAGTTCCTCCTCCCTGAAGATGGACCACAATGCCAAGGTCAATTCTGGGCTCAGTGTGAG cAAATCTTCAACAAACAATTCCATGAAGTACTCGCCGCCCTCAGGCCTGACGATACAACCGAGTTTGAAGCTGCCTTCGAACTCGTCCGGGGCGAGTGAGCGAGCACGTAAATCGAATGTTAGTGGCGATTTGGGCTACTTGAGCAAGCTtgacaataaacaaaaaagtggtAGCAGTGCGGGAGTGAAACCTGTCTTGGATTCTCCCAATTTGTTCTCGAACCCTTTGAGTCTGGCCAGCAGTCAGGACAAAAGTGGCGGCTTAAATAGTGCCGGCATGCCGAATTCCGTCAATAGTGTTGCAGGATTACCCGCCAGCATTCTCAG CGCTGCCCTGGAGGGAAGTAG TGATCCTAATTCAATTTTGGGTGGTGTTAGGTTGCCACCCGACACCGAAATCATCAAGTACACATCGTCGATAGTGGGCCCCAAAGTGCCCGGCACGACCAACAGGGGCCGAAAGAAAACCATCTCTCTCGACCCCCCTTCGGTTAGCGTACTGCCGTCGAGTGGGGGAGGGATCTACCTGGATCGTGGGTCGAAAAGACCTAAATTCAAT CAGGAAGATATAACCCCTCCAGACACGCCATCCTCAGACCGCGTGGAAGTCATTAAACTGCCCGCTACTAATGGTAGTCCCTCGGGGATTTCTTCTTATAGCTCCACAGGAGAAACCTCTGGCGAAGCTCCCTTGAATCTCTCCCTCAAACCCACCGCGACGGCCAATAGCGGAACCAGCTCCTCACTTAATTCTCTAAGCAATATGAGTGCCAACATAGGGTCTGATCGAATAT CTCGCCGAAAACCGGGGCCCAAACCACGGCGAGTCGTTCCCATGGACTCTACTCCTCCCCCCACCACTCCTCCTAGTACTTTCAGCCAGTTCTACCCCGGAGCCGAATCTCCGCGTCCTCCAAGCAGAAACGAAGGTTCGGACGGTGGTAGTTCTACCTCATCTACATCAGCTCCGACGTCATCAGGCGGCAATACTCTCTTACCCAATCATAAAGAGGGACGACCGAGGAACCTAGGGAGAGGTGTTAGCAAGCCCAAGAAGAACACTGTGGCCTCACTGCTGGCTCAAAGCAGGGCTTTAG GTATCAAGCCGGTACCGATGTTGGACCCTAACGCTTCTATGAACCAGCAAATGAACCTACTGAAGTCGAATATTTTGGCGGCACAGCAGTACATTTCGGAAGCGGGAGGTGACGAGAAGGccctaaataaatttctacAGGAGAGATTCAAAGGGGCACTAAGTGACGGCAGTACGGTCGACGCGTCGGACTCCGATAACCTATCTGACTCGAATCCCACTGATTCAGAAGTGGAGACCGACTCGGCACCTCCGCTTCTCAATAAGAGACAGAAGCAGTACGATGAGCGGCTGTTAAGGGTGCCGCTAGAGAAAG GTTGGAGGAGGGAGACGATAATTAGAGGTGTAACGAAGAACGGGGGCATCAAGGGAGATGTGACTTATGCGGCGCCTGACTCCTCGAATAAGTTCAAGCAAATGTCTGATGTTACGCAATACTTGGAGTACCAGAAGACCACGGATCTGACTAAGGATAACTTTACGTTCAGTTGTCGAGTTATTATCGGCGACTATTTGCAGCCGGTACCTCCGGAGATGCAAACGGACGGCAAcgaattcatttatttaactgAAGAAGACGTAACTAAAAG ACTGGAAGAATTAAGAGCCGCCATGCGAACAAGTTTACCTGTAGAACAACGAATAGAAATGGCGAGAAAACAACAAGCGGCTAGGGCCGCTGCCAGAATCGATAGGGAACAGCAAAAATTGGTGAGGGAGCTTGAGCGGAGCGAAAGGCAAGAGGCGGCCCGCCGAGAGAAAGAGGCGAGATCTCAACAAATACTAGAG GCCAAGCGACGACGACAAGAGGAGGCTGAGAAACAGAAGCAGGAAGACCATCAAAGGAAGCAACAG GAGAGAGAACTCAAAAGACAACAGGCAGCAATGCTGAAAGAACAA ATCTACATACAGGAGATCAATAAACAGCGAGAAATGCTCTACACTGTCGAGCTG GAGAAAGAACGAAGGCGGCAACACTTGGCCCTGATCAAAGCCATGGAGAACCGCAGGAAGATGGAGGAGAAAGAGCGCAGAAAGCAACAACTCATGGCTGAGAAGCAGGCGAATAAAGAGAAAAAGCTAGAGCAAAGGAAAGCAGATTTGGAGATCCTCACGGAACTGCGGAAACCTTGCGAAGACCTGGAATTGCAAAATCAGAAAGCTCTTCCTGAATTCGAGCGCATTTCAGGTTTGAAGCTGCCTGGAAGGGCTTTTGCGGATGCGTTGATGGTCTTCGAGTTCCTGCACAACTTTGGAGAAACTCTGGGTTTTGACATGGAATCATTGCCCACGTTGGACTCCCTGCAGCAGGCCTTAATGTCCAGTGAGAACTGCTACGAGGCCGAAGAAGAGCTGTTCTCTGTGATGACTCATTTGCTGGTGTGCGCTATTGAAGACCCGGGAATTCCTCATCCTGCCAGACACACCACTGTTCTCGGCCAAAGCTTGAGGCAAGCCGACATCACTCCTTCCAATCTCTCTGAGATTTTGCGTATTTATTTGTACGCCAATGCCACTGGAGAGGTCAAAGCGTTGACCGGCGTTCATTTCGAGAGAGATCGTGAAAGAAGGATTGCGGACCACCATCAAACTGAGGAGGAGATGCATCAGACCATCACAGGGAAAAACAGCCATTATTATGAACTCCTGCATGACAACACCACGTATAAAATGTCAGATTTATTGAAGGATAAGCCGTTTATGGCTCTATCGCCCACTGATAAAGCTGCTATTTTGGCCTATATTTGCAACGAGTTGCTACAGAATAAGGCGGTATTGAGGCAAATTGACAGCTCCATGTCCACGATGATAGAACACAAGAGGGATAAGTGGTTGCTAGATCAAAAGATTAGAAAGCTGAAAGTACTGCATAATCGGAAAGTTAAAACTGAGGCCTTGGAGAAGTCGCACGAGGATGGTACTGCGGATTCTCCTCACACGTTACATAAGGACGATCATGAGTTGCTCGATGAGGAGGAGCACGAGATGAGTGATAATGAGAGCGTGGGCACTCAGCCTGAAGAGGAGGAAGATGCCAAATTGTCCGGAGAGGAGTTGGCGAAGAAACTGGAGAAGCACATTCAGACTTCTGAAAATCATCTTACTTCGAGCAATTTAGCTAGTTCTCAATTACGGGCGGTGACATTCGGAGAAGACCGGTTCTTCCGAAGATACTGGTCTCTTCCGAAATCTGGAGGCATTTTCATCGAGGCTATGGAATCCGCGGAACCAGAACAATTTGCGGAACAATTGGACCATAGGGAGGTGATCACCAACGGTATTATGATGATAAG CCTGAATGATCTCAACAACGTCATGCAGAACGTGGAAAAGATAATGGACCACACGGCCGATAAGGAAGTGAGCAATATTGTGGAAAAACAAGAGAACGAAACTCCCGAGAGGGCAGTTGAAAACGGGGAAATTAACGACAAAACCGAGGGTAATTTGGAGCAGCTGCAGAAGAGCGTGGATGACTTGGTACAAAGCCTGGAAAAAGAGCAGAAAGAGTCCATGAAGCTAAAAGCAACTGTTAAAAGCGAAAACCATTGCGATTCTATTTCCaacagaaaattcaatttattcgAACGTCTGGGGCAATGCATGGAGCGGGAGAACAAAACCGAGGAAGATTTAAAGGCGGATGTTAAAGCTGAGGTAAAGGAAGAACTGAAGAACGAAATCCTCAAAGAACTGAAACAGGAAATTAAACCAGAGCTCATAAAATCGGAGTTCGAAGAGGGGGAAGAGGTCAAGTGGTTCAGCATTTTGCAAAAAGACGGAGTCACCTGTGACGAAATCCATTTGTCAACTGGAAATAAGTGGGAGAATGGCGTTTGTCTCGGCGACTCCAAAGTGCCAGTGTTTCCTCCTCCAGGTACCAACGCCAACTATCACCACAACTGCGAAAGCCCTGCACCGCTCCAAATGACGTCGGAGGAGAGTGCTCAATTGGAgcatatcaaaaaatatggtAAGCCTGCCGTGGCCAATAAGAAAACAGTGCCCTTAGAGAAGCGCTACGGTTGGTGGAGGATGATGAGCCTGGATCAACTGAGAGAGTTACTGGACAATTTGCACGTCAGGGGAGTTCGGGAGAGGGAGTTAAAGCGCAGCTTCTTGTTGACCATGCAACAGATGTACAACAAGGGGAAGTTAGTCATCGAGGAGGGGAATCCGGAGTTGACAAATTTGGTGGCGGAGAGTATAGAAGGGGTCTGCATGGTGGCCGAAGGGGCGCCGATGCCCTACGAAGCTGGATGGTGGAGCAAAGCAATTGCACATCGGGTGGATATGTTCTTGCTAGAACAG GTGGAAGCTTTGGAGGATAAGGTGGCGAGCGCCAGCTTACAAGTTAAAGGTTGGAAAGTGCCCGAAAGGGAGAACGTCGATGTTCCTTACGGAGAAgtaattgaaacaattaagGACAAATTGGCCTCACTGGAACTCAATATCGAAAGGCGCTATTTGAAGCCTCCACTGGGAACTAA tcCGGGTTTCCGCTCAAGTACCGGTGGCGCCCAAGACCCGCACCAACAACCAACCGAAGCTGCCGCCACCTCACCCATTACGTCCGCAACATCGACCCCTATAACTCAACCCCCTGCCGGTTCGTCCCAATGTCCAACCGGAACTACCAGCAGTTCCACGTCCACAACATCAGACGATATCCCCAAAGGTCTGGCCACATGGCGGGAAGCAGTGCATCGCGCGACGACGTCTGCACAGTTAGCCATGTCCCTATACGCGCTGGAGTCGTCCATCGCCTGGGACAAAAGCATCATGAAAGCT aaCTGCCAATTTTGCCATAGCGGAGACAACGAGGACAAGCTGCTGCTGTGCGATAGCTGTGACCGGGGCTATCACACCTACTGTTTCAAgccaaaaatggaaaacattcCTGATGGCGACTG GTACTGTCATGAGTGTATGAACAAAGCAACGAGCGAACGCAATTGCATCGTTTGCGGTAAAAAGATTTCCATGGCTGGCACGAGACTGCTCGTGTGTGAAATATGCCCTCGCGCATATCATACAGACTGCATTCAGCCTCAGATCCACAAAGTTCCTCGCGGAAAATGGTACTGTTCGAATTGCATCTCCAAGAAACCCCCCAAGAAGACTGTCAAAAAGCCCAAGACCTCGAATAGGGAGAGCGAATCCTCTGACCAGCCACCTGCGAG CCCCACACCCTCGCACAGCTCAGTGACCACCAACGAAGACCTGCCGACAACGAATTGCAGCCTAGGTAGCGACGTTTCGATCGTTTCCAACACCAGCACGATAGCCCCCGAAAACTCGCCCTCTGCTCTCGCCGCTAAAAAGGAAAAGGAGAAGGAAAAGGCGCAGAAACGTTTGATGAAGGAGCTGGCGCCCTGCAGGGTCATCCTAGACGATTTGGAATGCCACGACGACGCGTGGCCTTTCCTGCTGCCGGTTAATACCAAACAGTTCCCCACAtacaagaaaattattaaggtGCCCATGGATCTGTCTACGATCAAGAAGAGGTTACAGGATTTGGT TTACAAATCTAGAGAAGATTTTTGCGCGGATGTGCGTCAAATCTTCAACAATTGTGAGACGTTCAACGAGGACGACAGCCCGGTGGGCAAAGCCGGCCACTGCATGCGCCAGTTCTTCGAGGCCCGATGGACGGAGCTTTGCTCGAACCACAGTTGA